DNA from Neovison vison isolate M4711 chromosome 12, ASM_NN_V1, whole genome shotgun sequence:
gtctctgcagctggttTTCCCTCTCTGATACCTGAGAGCTCtgtcacactcagacacccccggtctttctgtgaccctgcaagtCCTGATGCCACACTGTCACAGCAAGAGCTCCACCccttgcttagcctctggagcaatgtccttcagcaaagcagactttttttttttttaattgatgccAGTACTTTATTTCCATCTTAAAAGACCAACTGCAACCAAATGAAGTGAACATAACCTCAAGATTTTACTGTcttcataatataaaaatatgaagctTAGAACTGGATCACCTGGCCCTTTCTCTTCTTATCTCCTCCCAGTTCAAAATGTTTGCATCTCTTAATAGCCAGCATTCTCTTATATCTGCAATTGGGCTCAACACATTCAAGCCTCAGCACAATCTTCTTTGTAGTTTTAGCCTTTTTCCGGAAAATAGGCTTCGTCTGCCCACCATAGCCACTCTGCTTCCTATCATAACACCGCTTTCCCTGGGCATAAAGtgaatcttttcctttcttgtactgTGTCACTTTGTAGGGTTGGTGCTTGCCACACTTCTTGCAGAAAGTCCGGCGGGTTTTAGGAACGTTCACCATGTTTGTGAGAGCGCAATCCACACAGAAAAGAGCAAAGCAGActtaaaagttccaattttgtgctctgctgctctaccacttgctgggagccaccccctcccccccaacagtCTGTCTTCCCAAATGTTGCCTCCAATTGACTTCTCCAAATATCCGACCCTCCATATAGTGTTgggttttctgttcctagaattgctgctcttctcttctctctcctgttgagtttatggctgttcagaatggtttggtaactatctagctgaactcctgggacatGATgctatttaggtctcctactcctccaccatcttgctcctacccctttcattctcttctaaatactttctcattcctttttgaGGTCTCCTTTGACTATGTGTTCCTTAAAAGTATGCAGTTAGGCTTCAAATATTTGTGGATTTTACAATATATGTCTGTTATTGATTTATATTCAATTCTCTGTTTTTAGAGACTTTTACTCTATGATCTAATCCTCTAAattttttgagacttgttttatggcccagaatttGGTCCACCTTGTAAACATGGTAAGTGTGCTTAAAAAGGATATTTATTCTGTTGCTGATAAGCTTAGTGTCCTCTAAATGTCAAGTAGATCAAGTTGGTTGACAGGGATTTTTTAATCATcaatattcttactgattttctgtctacttgtttGATCAGCTATTGATATTAGGTATTGAAATCTCCAACTATGAATGTAAACTTGCCTATTTCTCCTTGCAGTTTTCATATCATATATTTTGAAGCTGTTATTAGCTGCACAAATATTTAGGATTGTTACATGTTCATaatgaagagattttttaaattatttatttatttgagagagagtgggggtggggtagagggagagagagagagaatctcaagcagactctgcaatgaGCAGAACCCAACAGgaggctcagttccaggacctggagaccatgacctgatctgaaaccaagagttgactgcttaatcatctgagccacctaggccccccCAACAAACTAGTCTTTTTATAATCTTCCAGAGATTGTAACTCTTACAATATCTCTgtcttgaaatttattttgtctgatagtaATATGGCCACACTGGCTTTCTTCTTCATGTTAGCATGCATGGCGTATCTTTTTCCAATCTTTTACTCCAACCTACTTGTGTCTTTGTACTAAAGTGTATTTCCTATGAGCATCACATAATTGGGTATTCTGGTTTACTCAACTTGACATTCTCTGCCTTTTTATTGGAATATTTACACATTTACATTCAATTTTATTACTGATATAGCTGAGTTTAAATCTGTCATCTTGGTATTTTTCATTTGTCCcatctttccttcatttccttttgctCTTTATTTACCTTTCTTTTGAATCAAATAACTTTTATGacttcattttatctcttttcttggCTTATTACCTAGAACTCTAGTGTTGCTATAATGTGTTGCTTTaggatttataataaatttttaacttattaaaGCCTACAACAGGTAACATAATATTACTTCACATTTGGTGTAAAAACACTAAAACAATATGCTTACATTTTAATCTCCTGATTTTTTGTGTTATCGTCATACATTTTATTCTTACACATCTATAAATATTACAgtatgttattgttatttttggttttaaactATAAACTATCTCTTAAAGATCTCCTTTATGTAGATCCATGTTTCTGATTAGTTATATTTGTATTGGGCTTAAAGGACTtccattaacatttctttttttttttttttaaagattttattcatttatttgacagagagattacaagtaggcagagagacaggcagagagagagagaggaggaagcaggttccctgctgagcagagagcccgatgcgggactcgatcccaggaccctgagatcatgacctgagccgaaggcagcagcttaacccactgagccacccaggcgcccctccattaaCATTTCTTGAAGGGCATATCTGCTGTCAAGGAATTCTTATAGTTTTTCtatgtttgaaaatatctttttatttcatcctcatttttttaaacagcattattgaggtataatttacataacataaaattcatctCTCATATGTACTCAATtcaataaatgtataatttagtATGTTTTTAAATAGCCCAATTATTCTAAAATCCAGTTTCAAATACTTTGAGCATCCAAAAACTTCCATTACTCCCCTTTAAGCCCTGCCCTAACCTTCAATCCTAGGTGACCAGTGATCGGTTTTCTGTCTATAAGCTTGCCCcttctagatatttcatataaacagaatgtTGCAATACAGTCTTTTGTATCTGCCTACTTTTGTGTGGCATAATGTTTTTGTGGTTCATCATTTGTAGTAAATATAAAGACTCATGCTTTTTCATTGTTAAgtgttatttcattatttgtatgACTGCAATTCACTTTTCAATTCACCAGGCTGATGAGCATTTAGGTTGTTTGCAGTTTTTGGTGATGATGAAGAATGTTTCTATGAGCCTTGGTGCACATGGTTTTGTGTTGATTACGTGTTATGAAGTGTTACCTTCATTCATGAAAGGTATTTTTACTGGGAAAAGATTGTGGTTTGACAAGTTGGCTATTTTGCTTTCATTAATTTGATGACAGTGCACCACTAGCTTGCTTCCTTTCACATGAAAAATCTGCTCTCGTCCTGGCCTTTGTTTCTGTCTACATAAAGTGTTCTTTTCCCCCTCAGTCTGCCTCTATGATTTTCTGTCACTGGTTTTAAGCAATTTGATTCTGAGGTGTCAGTGTGGCTTTTTCTTCACgtttcttgtgcttcaggttcggTGAGCTTCCTCCAACTGTCAGTTTATACTTTTCATCAAATTCAGAAagttttggccattatttcttcaaagtttTCTTCATCCACACCTCTCATGCACCTCCTTCAGTTTCTCCAAATACATGACTGTGGGGCTACTTGAAGTTCGCTCATGGTTCATTAATGCTCTATTAATTctaattcttctcttttctctctttgtgtttcattttggatagtttctattGCAATTTCTCAAGTTCACTAATGTTTTCTTCTTGAATGTCTAATCTTCCATTCACCACACTTGGTATGTATTTCATTTCACATACCGTTTTCACCTTTAAAATTCTGACATGGGTATGTTCTCTATCTCCCACATCTCTGCTGAACACATTCCATCTTCATGCCCaacttttcctctatttttctgaatatttaaaatgagGTTAGAACTCTTTAATGATCTTGTCAATAGATTgtcatctctttcatttttggatcagtttgattgattttttctcctcactgtctgttatattttttctgcttctttacaAGCTTGATAACTTTTTATTGGATACCAAACATTGTGAATTCTGTCTTTTTGGGGTGTTCCATAAATGTCAAGGAATATGTCCTtgaaattttgcatttttgtatCTCTATTACCTGACACCACTGTTAATTTATatggattaaaatattttgttttaaataaagatcataagagaaaagaatgaagttcAGTTACTTAGTTATCTTTTCATTCACTCTGGGACAAAAATGAATATTCCTTAATGCCAGGGCCATAATTCCCCATAGGTCTGAGACTATCTTTGTTAGCACTGGGTATAAATGACAAGACTCACAGCATGAGTTAACAGGAGATGATGCAATAATAGAAAGAGTGAAATTACTTTCTGCTATAAATGACCAGGGAATTTGAGGGTGGATTTGAAAGGAGAAGGAATAGAACATGGgacaaaagagaaatggaataatTAGGAGTGTAATAGTGTTTAAGTAACATTCAAGGTCAAGAATGACTAACATTTCAAGTTCTTTGCATTAATGAAAAGTAAATCTGCTCTTTCCCAACCCTCAGTAAAGTCTTTAGATTACCTGTCTCTtgaaagtgttttgtttgttttttccaatgaAATGAATTAAAGTTTAAGTCCTATATTTGATATAATACCAAGACAGGGAGAAGGAAATAACCAGAAGGCATAGAAGGAAGCAAGGATTCAGTGGAGGCAAAGAGTCAAAACCAAATTGATCATAAGagtatcttttttcttccttcagtaaTTTTCAGTAATcttggggaaggaacagaaataTCTATACAAAGACTATAGAGATCTAGTTGAAATATGAGTTGCACATAGATGTCTCTACTAGACTTCCTTATTTTCAccaaatataaatgtttatttctacttCTAGCTTGAAAGCAACCACAATCATTAATTTACCCACAGTTTTACTTCTCAACTCTCCCAAAGTACACTATTCCATTCCTCCTCATTTTTAGACGCTGCTTCTACTAACTTCTCATCACAGACATTTTACCTACCAGATGGTGGtttgttcctttccttctttgcatTCACACTCCCTACACTATGCACTGCATAAACACTGAGTGCAATAAACATTTCAGCTGTTCAAAAATTGTTCTGAAATTTATGGCAGAGTTAGCTCAATTTAGGAAAGGCAGCACAGATGCACCAGTGcaacaaaagaaatattaaaataaaaataccaattaaCAGAGCTAAAGTTAGCAACATcacttcatgttttattttctgtacctCCTCCCACCTTCATATTAGTAGAAAAACCAAGGTTATTGGAAACGTAATATGATTATTAACCATGCTGGTCGTCATGAGAGACTGAGCCTTGGTTAACCCCAATGACTTCTTCAATGATAATAAGCGATAACATCTTAAGAAAAGAAGTTAAGTACTTCAACAGAAAACTTACCATACCAGAATGAGTAACTCTGGGCGTGGAGTTGTGTAGGATTTTCTTAAGGAAACCTTCCTGCAAGAGGTGACACAGGCATTGCATCAGGAAGGAAGGATAAGAGCTTATCAGACAAACAAGAAGGTGAATGACATTCCAGACAGAGAAAACACTTCATTCAAAGCTCAGAAAATGGAGGGGGGGGAGACCTTCTTTTATGAACACTGAGAAGTTAAAAAATTCTGTAACACGTGGAGAGATTATAAGGCAAGTTGTTGAAGGACCTATTCCAAAAATGACAGTCATCTCAAATCCTTTTTAGAACGTTTGTTCTGTCGATGGTAtgctaaaaatcttaaaacaaacaaacaaacaaaaatacatactGCGAGATTTGCGTTTTGTGTCTGgagtttctccaaaccacaatCTAATTGCCCACTAGAGATAATTGTTCCAGGATCCAGGAAAGCTGAGCCACTAACTACTTCCCTCTTTCAGACTGCCTTTTATCTAACCGACAATCTGTCTGATCTGATGACTCAGGCTCAATGCTGGTCTCTCTTCAGAACTTGACTTCAGGTATATCTCTTCCAGTTCTTTACACCTTCTTCTTACCACCTCACCAACctcccccacacacccacacacatatcaCCCACcacaccaccacccctcccccccacacacacacatcacccaccacaccaccacccctccccccagcctgggGTTATGTAGCTGCTACACACTAACTCTCCATTTCCTCCAGTCATCAGAGAATGGAGTCAGGCAATTATCAATAAAAAGTCAAATCATGTTTTTAAGCAAAGGGAAAATATGTTTGAATTATGGAGATTATTAACACTAgacattttttcttattaaatataaaGGCAAGAGCCATTAAAATGTTGGAGATCAAAGAAAACCAGGCAATGAAACTTTAGCATATTTGCTCAAGTGATTGGCCTATGAGTGGCAAGTTGTTACAAATTAATCGAGGGTATAAGAACACACACAAGCACCATAAAAGTAGTAAATCATTCTGATTCTTTCAGAATTAAATATTTGTCTAATATCCATCTTCTCCACCACCCTCTCAACCACCCATCTATATGAATTTTATCAACCAAAATAACACGAGAagctgagggaaagagagaaggaagagtgtGGTGTAAGATAACAAACATGAGTATTCATTACTGGAATGCAAtgcaaaataatattaaaatttaaatcccCCTAGCATGAACTTAGAGAGATTTGCATGATATCAAGAAGTCAATTATTATTAGTTTTCTGCACTTACAGATAAATGAAGCCAAGAAAATCTCCATTTCCCAGCTGCACATTTTTTGACTATGGTGTAATACTAAGCTACTGAGTTGGAGAGTGTTGTCCGCTTTAACGACTAGTTTTGAATATAACATGAGTAATCAGCATGAAATAGTATTCTTAGACCCCTCATTGTAATCAGCATGTCATTGTTACAATATTATGGTACCCAAATAAAGTAGATTTTCCTCATTCTTAATTTTTGAATAAGTGTTTAaggaataaattataataatttccaAATGCATGAAGGACAGCGTTGTAAGATTGCATCTTTCTCCTAAAAATGATAAGAAATTCACTAATGAGTCCATTAGACAGAGTCCATTAAAGGTGACAGGACAAAGATCTTTTGGAGACCTCATCAAGCGAAGACAATATGCAGGATTAATGCAGTGTCCATTCAGCTTCCCAGTGCTCAGGAGGGAAATGAGGTTTGAGTGACAACTTTATTTAGCAAGTCAAAGACTGctgaaaattttatgaaatgatgCAACTCACATGCAAAACACAGCAGAGTTTTATTAGGAGAGTTTGATGTGAGACTGTGAAAAATGTGAGTAATTCTCATTAGATATCAGTTAATAAAAGGCATGAAATATAAATTAGCTGCAAGCTTGATCTGAATGAAGCTGACTTTGTGTTGCAATAGTAGCCTtatcattatatgtttattaataaGGATCTCATTTATTGTTCTGTCTCCTTTTATATTCAACTCATTTGAAATCATAATGGTTCCCATTAGTTAGGCTTCATTTAAAACTATCATTGATTgttcagacatccatccttagaaatttatttataactTCAATTTTTGGTGCTCAGAAAGTTTGCTGCCCTcatgaacaaatttttaaattaacaaaataagccttacatacacagacacacaaaggaaAGGTTACTGATACTCAGACAACTCAGAAGAtcgaattttaaatttttaaagggtTAGTGGAAACATTCCCACATGAAAAAGCATGAAGCTGTGGAACCTAAAATATTGTGGGAATAATAATGCACACATGTAAATTTTatgatacaaaaatataaaacttatatattcttttattatacttatattgttagaaaagaaagtaaatttttaagaAGGCATCTGGAGACAAAGTCTAACTTTACTAAACCCCTTCTATTGTAATAATGACAACAAAACTCAACATTCACAGAATTATaagcataaaacataaaaaatgttttacatgtttggggcacctgggtggctcagtggattaaagcctctgccttcggctaaggtcatgatcccgggtcctgggatcaatccctgcatcaggttctttgctcagcagggagtctgcttcccttcctctctctctgcctgcctctctgcctacttgtgatctgtctgtcaaataaatatataaaatattttttaaagttttatattttaatgtcttaCCAACATAGAAGTTCAACAGATATTTTCTATGCTTAAACATGTTTTGACAAAATAATGGCTCTTCTATAATCATTCTTGAACTGTCATTATGTTAACCAAAATAAcaccattcaaaaaaaaaaaagaaaagaaagaaagaaagatgtagcTATAAGTTTCAGTATATgctgatttttaagaaaagaaaggctgTTGTTAGCCCATTTTGGAGTATTTGAGGTTCTCTGACCAAGCATTTTCTGTAAACATGCAGCGTGTCCCAGGACAGGTGAGACTGTGTTCATAGTGATACTCCAGTCACTGAGACTCTGATCCCACACCGTTTAGCCATCACAAAGTTGACATCAGGCCAGTTGTCTAAGAATGTCCCATAGTCCATACATGTTCAAGTATTTCCTGGGGTATCGTTTACTCATTCCTCTGGCCCCTAGATCTTCTGTAAATAAGGTGTGAATTAGAGTTAACTATGTTTGGCAAGACTATTTTCTGAGGGATGCTGTGTACTTCATACTACACACAAGGGAAGGGCCATGATGTTGGCTTTTGCTCAGCAGTGCTGTAAGTTTGATCACTGGGTGAAGGTGGTGGCACTGGGATCTCTCTGTTACCAAGGTAAGTTTCTCCCTTTGGGATTAGCGAGCCAATAGTATAATGCTTTGGCATCATATGAAATCCTTTGTCTCATGGTTTAGCATCAAGTAATAATGCTTGTTTGAACCAAATATTTTATTagggtttaaaaaattattttttaaaaaattccatcatTCCTTCTGCATTTTAGTTGGTATTGCTCTGGAAACTTCTTGAGAGAATTTCACCTGAAGCTATTTGTTTATCCTGAACTATGGTCTTAGCCAAAAGGTAAGATAAATGCTTAATACTTTCCTTTTAATTACCAACTTCCAAAGTAAGGAATGAATTTAATCTTTCATACCAATGAGTACAAATGAGGGATTAGTCTTCTGTTTTATTGTTGCTAGTAACAATAGagacataaaattttttatattcaaTAACTTTCAGTTAATTACATTATTCATGATGATCAAATTTGATCAGCTGGACTCCTTTCAAATTGGTTCCCATACCCTTTTGATATGACTTCTTTGCTTACTTTCTTACCTTCTGGCACAAAATATCCTAAACCTGGAAACAACTATTTTCCAAGAATTTTTAGTACAAAAGGTGTTTAGAAACCACTGTTAAGACATCAAGAGTTTCATCGCTCCTGCGTTATGATTCTAGGCTTTCTCAGTGGACAGAGctagaaaatatacatatattaacatCATAAGTTCATACCAATATTTCCCATTCAAGTTAAACACTTCAGAgtttttacttcatttctttgATTCTATATTTATACCTCTTTTCACttatatttcaaattttgtttcctGATGACCTTAATATTTTGTTCTTGCTCTATCCTACAACATCaacaaagatattttcaaaataacgATACCAATATtattaatactaataataaaactgactgatgtttaatatttttcatagCTTTTATTGTTCTTAGAATATATGCCAGAAAATGTaagcagaattcttttttttaaatttaatttaattttatttatttatcagagagaaagacggggagagagcaagcacaggcagacagaatggcaggcagaggcagagggagaagcaggctccctcccgagcaaggagcccgatgtgggactcgatccctggatgctgggatcatgacctgagccgaaggcagctgcttaaccaactgagccacccaggcgtcccgtaagCAGAATTCTAAAGTCATTTGAAATCAATGGGGGATTTCTCTGGGTGTGGATAGGTCTCTAGTCTGGTTTAGAAGTAGGTTCATTTGTTTCAATTTGTATTCACTCTGAAGCCTCGCTTTAGTTATGGCTAAGGGCACCCCATTATTTGCTCAGACCCCTATGAATATCATTTGTGATATTGCCAATCTTTGGTTATTACAAACACTTTGCCTTTAATTCAAATACTATCACACACCTAGGATACGATTACACCTACTTTAAGGTCATAAAACCAAGGTTCAGAGAACTTGAGTCATTTGTCCCAGTTTACTGAGCGATCTGAAGCCTAAATTTCACTGTCAGTTTCTAAGTACAGTGCCTCTTGGGCAGCCATCTAACCAGCTTCGTTGACTGTTTCCCGTACCTTATTGTATCCAGGTATCTTTGTGaacaagaacaaataaacaacaaaaaagagcaaGTCTCCACTAGCATGTTTGGATCCAAATGGGTATGTGAAGAGGTCCTGGGCTAGACTTAGAGCGAGAACTAGCTGAACTTCTGCTCCTACACAGCCACATCCTGACACGTACGATCATGCATTACACACCCACACATTTGCATAACCAAATGCCATATCTAACTGCCAGAGAAATGGGATGTAACGCACAAATCTTTTGTGAGAATGGATAACGATCATATTTGCTTTGGGATCAGTGTACAGAGTTTCATCAAAGTAATACAGTTTCATTAAAATTGTCCCTGTTGGATAGTGTGAGATCATCAGTAAAATACCGAATTTGAGTCTCAGTACAATAT
Protein-coding regions in this window:
- the LOC122891447 gene encoding 60S ribosomal protein L36a-like is translated as MVNVPKTRRTFCKKCGKHQPYKVTQYKKGKDSLYAQGKRCYDRKQSGYGGQTKPIFRKKAKTTKKIVLRLECVEPNCRYKRMLAIKRCKHFELGGDKKRKGQVIQF